In a single window of the Pseudomonas entomophila genome:
- a CDS encoding ABC transporter ATP-binding protein, whose translation MSAVMKDDARGLPLVSLRNLNKHYGDFAAVDNIDLDIQDGEFLTFLGSSGSGKSTTLSMLAGFETPSSGEILVQGQSLVNVPPHKRGIGMVFQRYSLFPHLNVRDNIAFPLAIRKHSASEIAKRVDAMLKLVQLEPFAHRRPAQLSGGQQQRVAIARALVYEPRILLMDEPLGALDKKLREDLQDELRQLHRRLGITIVYVTHDQEEAMRLSQRIAIFSHGRIVGLGTGYDLYQNPPNAFVASFLGNSNFLRITASGNGAGSFEGQPVAIRLTPGLANGQAAQVMVRPEKAVALTLEQATREPLPGGWNEVDARVGEVLFLGESQTCHVVTQGGTELTVKALSAAGMPMQPGDRVKVRWALADACIYTEL comes from the coding sequence ATGAGTGCAGTGATGAAAGACGATGCGCGCGGCTTGCCCCTGGTCAGCCTGCGCAACCTGAACAAGCACTACGGCGACTTCGCCGCGGTGGACAACATCGACCTGGATATCCAGGACGGCGAGTTCCTCACCTTCCTCGGCTCCAGCGGCTCGGGCAAGTCCACCACGCTGTCGATGCTGGCCGGGTTCGAGACCCCGAGCAGCGGCGAGATCCTGGTCCAGGGCCAGTCGCTGGTGAACGTGCCGCCGCACAAGCGCGGTATCGGCATGGTGTTCCAGCGCTACTCGCTGTTCCCGCACCTGAACGTGCGCGACAACATCGCCTTCCCCCTGGCCATCCGCAAGCACAGCGCGAGCGAGATCGCCAAGCGCGTGGACGCCATGCTCAAGCTGGTGCAGCTGGAGCCGTTCGCCCACCGGCGCCCTGCCCAGCTCTCCGGTGGCCAGCAGCAGCGCGTGGCGATTGCCCGGGCGCTGGTGTACGAGCCGCGCATCCTGCTGATGGACGAACCGCTCGGGGCGCTGGACAAGAAGCTGCGCGAGGACCTGCAAGACGAGCTGCGTCAGCTGCATCGGCGCCTGGGCATCACCATCGTCTACGTGACCCACGACCAGGAGGAAGCGATGCGCCTGTCGCAGCGCATCGCCATCTTCAGCCATGGGCGGATCGTGGGGCTGGGCACGGGCTACGACCTCTACCAGAACCCGCCCAATGCCTTCGTCGCCTCGTTCCTGGGCAACTCCAACTTCCTGCGGATCACGGCCAGTGGTAATGGCGCGGGCAGTTTCGAGGGGCAACCAGTGGCGATTCGTCTGACACCGGGGTTGGCGAACGGGCAGGCCGCACAGGTCATGGTGCGGCCGGAAAAAGCAGTGGCGTTGACACTTGAGCAAGCGACACGCGAGCCGCTGCCTGGCGGCTGGAACGAGGTGGACGCCCGTGTCGGCGAGGTGCTGTTCCTGGGGGAAAGCCAGACCTGCCATGTAGTGACCCAGGGCGGGACGGAACTGACGGTCAAGGCGTTGTCCGCCGCCGGCATGCCCATGCAGCCGGGCGACCGGGTCAAGGTGCGCTGGGCGCTGGCTGATGCCTGCATCTACACCGAGCTGTAG
- a CDS encoding MacB family efflux pump subunit: MDMTVELSPQRTRAVAQGQPLLRLTGVSRRFMAGDREFLALKDIDLQIRAGELVAIIGASGSGKSTLMNILGCLDHASSGSYQVNGQETRDLDDDALAALRRDHFGFIFQRYHLLPHLDALRNVEIPAVYAGVPQAGRHQRARELLTRLGLAGHLANRPSQLSGGQQQRVSICRALMNGGEVILADEPTGALDTASGKEVMNILLELHAAGHTVILVTHDPKVAAHAERIIEVSDGQIVDDRRTVREVAKPVDEVQPAAERAPRRLVASLGLFREAFKMAWIALISHRMRTLLTMLGIIIGITSVVSISAIGEGAKGYVLKDIQAIGSNTIDIYSGKSFGDSRAKAIETLSPADVTALNELYYVDSATPVIGQGSLVRYRNIDADVQLNGVSEQYFQVRNIPLAEGIVFSADDARRQAQVVVIDHNTRKRLFAPGVEALGQVILVGSLPCTVIGVTAENKNLFVAGNSLNVWMPYETAAGRVLGQRHLDSISVRIKDGLPSKRVEEEVNKLMLQRHGTKDFFTNNLDSIMQTVQKTSRSLTLLLSLIAVISLVVGGIGVMNIMLVSVTERTREIGIRMAVGARQSDIRQQFLVEAVMVCLIGGVIGIGLSYGIGYLFALFVKQWEMVFSLGSIVTAFVCSTLIGIVFGFVPARNAARLDPIEALARD, translated from the coding sequence ATGGACATGACTGTCGAGTTGTCGCCGCAGCGAACGCGGGCGGTGGCGCAGGGCCAGCCGCTGTTGCGCCTGACGGGCGTGAGCCGGCGGTTCATGGCCGGCGACCGCGAGTTCCTGGCACTCAAGGATATCGACCTGCAGATCCGTGCCGGCGAGTTGGTGGCGATCATCGGCGCCTCGGGCTCGGGCAAGTCGACGCTGATGAACATCCTTGGTTGCCTGGACCACGCCAGCAGCGGCAGCTACCAGGTCAATGGCCAGGAAACCCGCGACCTGGACGACGACGCCCTGGCCGCGCTGCGGCGTGACCACTTCGGTTTCATCTTCCAGCGCTATCACCTGTTGCCGCACCTGGATGCCCTGCGCAACGTGGAGATCCCTGCGGTCTACGCCGGCGTGCCCCAGGCCGGGCGCCACCAACGGGCCCGCGAACTGCTGACGCGGTTGGGCCTGGCCGGGCACCTGGCGAACCGCCCCAGCCAGTTGTCCGGTGGCCAGCAGCAACGGGTGAGCATCTGCCGGGCGCTGATGAACGGCGGCGAGGTGATCCTCGCCGACGAGCCCACCGGGGCCCTGGACACCGCCAGCGGCAAGGAGGTGATGAACATCCTGCTGGAACTGCACGCCGCCGGGCACACGGTGATCCTGGTGACCCACGACCCCAAGGTGGCCGCCCATGCCGAGCGCATCATCGAAGTCAGCGACGGGCAGATCGTCGACGACCGGCGCACGGTGCGCGAGGTGGCGAAGCCGGTTGATGAGGTGCAGCCGGCCGCCGAACGGGCGCCACGGCGGCTGGTGGCCAGCCTCGGGCTGTTCCGCGAGGCCTTCAAGATGGCCTGGATCGCCTTGATTTCGCACCGCATGCGTACCTTGCTGACCATGCTCGGGATCATCATCGGCATCACCTCGGTGGTGTCGATCTCGGCGATCGGCGAGGGCGCCAAGGGCTATGTGCTCAAGGATATCCAGGCGATCGGCAGCAACACCATCGACATCTACTCGGGCAAAAGTTTTGGTGACAGCCGCGCCAAGGCCATCGAAACCCTGTCGCCGGCCGATGTCACCGCGCTCAACGAGCTGTACTACGTCGACAGCGCCACCCCGGTGATCGGCCAGGGTTCGCTGGTGCGCTACCGCAACATCGACGCCGACGTGCAGCTCAACGGGGTCAGCGAGCAGTACTTCCAGGTACGCAACATCCCCCTGGCCGAGGGCATCGTGTTCAGCGCCGACGACGCCCGGCGCCAGGCGCAGGTGGTGGTGATCGACCACAACACCCGCAAGCGCCTGTTCGCGCCCGGGGTCGAGGCGCTGGGGCAGGTGATCCTGGTGGGTAGCCTGCCGTGTACGGTGATCGGCGTGACTGCCGAGAACAAGAACCTGTTCGTCGCCGGCAACTCGCTGAACGTGTGGATGCCCTACGAGACCGCCGCCGGGCGGGTGCTGGGCCAGCGCCACCTGGACAGCATCAGCGTGCGGATCAAGGACGGCCTGCCGAGCAAGCGGGTGGAGGAGGAGGTCAACAAGCTGATGCTGCAGCGCCATGGCACCAAGGACTTCTTCACCAACAACCTCGACAGCATCATGCAGACGGTGCAGAAGACCAGCCGCTCGCTGACCCTGCTGCTGTCACTGATCGCGGTGATCTCGCTGGTGGTGGGGGGCATCGGGGTGATGAACATCATGCTGGTGTCGGTGACCGAGCGTACTCGCGAGATCGGCATCCGCATGGCGGTGGGGGCGCGACAGTCGGATATCCGCCAGCAGTTCCTGGTGGAGGCGGTGATGGTCTGCCTGATCGGCGGGGTGATCGGGATCGGGCTGTCGTACGGGATCGGCTACCTGTTCGCGTTGTTCGTCAAGCAGTGGGAAATGGTGTTCTCGCTGGGGTCGATCGTGACCGCGTTCGTCTGCTCGACACTGATCGGCATCGTGTTCGGTTTCGTGCCGGCGAGGAATGCCGCGCGGTTGGACCCGATCGAGGCCTTGGCGCGGGATTGA
- the macA gene encoding macrolide transporter subunit MacA produces MEKSKFRKVTLGAAAALVAGIVLYAVQAPAKPPQYITATVERGDIENAVLATGTLEGIRQVDVGAQVSGQLKSLKVKLGDKVTEGQWLAEIDPLVLRNTLRQAEVDAEKLQAERRSTQAKLKQAKRVYERYEVLQTDESISRQDFENAESEYEVQQANLLSLDAQIKSAQVQVDTARVNLGYTRIVAPINGHVVGVVTQEGQTVIANQLAPILLKLADLDTMTIKAQVSEADVIHISPGQQVYFTILGDDQRYYAKLRGTEPAPQNYLESSDKSSGASRQASAVFYNALFEVPNPEHRLRISMTAQVRIVLDTAQGVLTVPVAALGPRDKDGSFAVRVLDAKGFAQVRKVQAGINNNVKVQVKAGLAEGDRVVIGEPVAGEAGA; encoded by the coding sequence ATGGAAAAGTCGAAGTTTCGCAAGGTCACGCTGGGCGCCGCGGCCGCCCTGGTCGCCGGTATCGTGCTGTACGCGGTGCAGGCGCCGGCCAAGCCGCCGCAGTACATCACCGCCACGGTCGAACGGGGCGACATCGAGAACGCGGTATTGGCTACCGGCACCCTGGAGGGAATCCGCCAGGTGGATGTCGGTGCCCAGGTTTCCGGGCAGCTCAAGTCGCTGAAGGTCAAGCTGGGCGACAAAGTCACCGAAGGCCAGTGGCTGGCCGAAATCGACCCGCTGGTGCTGCGCAACACCCTGCGCCAGGCCGAGGTGGACGCAGAGAAGCTACAGGCCGAACGCCGCTCGACCCAGGCCAAGCTCAAGCAGGCCAAGCGGGTCTACGAGCGCTACGAAGTGCTGCAGACGGACGAGTCGATCTCGCGACAGGACTTTGAAAACGCCGAGTCCGAGTACGAGGTGCAGCAGGCCAACCTGCTGTCGCTGGACGCGCAGATCAAGAGCGCCCAGGTGCAGGTCGACACGGCCAGGGTCAACCTGGGCTACACCCGCATCGTCGCGCCGATCAATGGCCATGTGGTGGGGGTCGTCACCCAGGAAGGCCAGACCGTGATCGCCAACCAGCTGGCGCCGATACTGCTCAAGCTCGCCGACCTGGACACCATGACCATCAAGGCGCAGGTGTCCGAGGCCGATGTGATCCACATCAGCCCCGGCCAGCAGGTGTACTTCACCATCCTCGGTGACGACCAGCGTTACTACGCCAAGCTGCGCGGCACCGAGCCTGCGCCGCAGAACTACCTGGAAAGCAGCGACAAGAGCAGCGGCGCGTCCCGCCAGGCCAGCGCGGTGTTCTACAACGCGCTGTTCGAGGTGCCCAACCCCGAGCACCGCCTGCGCATCTCGATGACCGCCCAGGTGCGTATCGTCCTCGACACCGCGCAAGGGGTGCTGACCGTGCCGGTGGCGGCGCTGGGCCCACGCGACAAGGATGGCAGCTTCGCGGTGCGGGTGCTCGACGCCAAGGGCTTCGCCCAGGTGCGCAAGGTGCAGGCCGGGATCAACAACAACGTCAAGGTGCAGGTCAAGGCGGGCCTGGCCGAGGGCGACCGGGTGGTGATCGGCGAGCCGGTGGCAGGCGAGGCGGGGGCATGA